In one Roseburia intestinalis L1-82 genomic region, the following are encoded:
- a CDS encoding Maff2 family mobile element protein — MGFFTTSVTGLKTVVTAIGAGVGVWGVINLLEGYGNDNPGANAHVR; from the coding sequence ATGGGCTTTTTTACAACATCAGTAACAGGACTTAAAACAGTAGTAACTGCAATCGGAGCAGGTGTAGGCGTGTGGGGAGTTATCAATCTTCTCGAAGGATATGGAAACGATAATCCCGGTGCAAATGCTCATGTACGGTAA
- a CDS encoding transposon-encoded TnpW family protein, giving the protein MTETKQTSTTKTDRRPDCVTEIRMGNSVLTVSGFFKQGATDTAADKMMKVLEAEAAAGHKAQLSP; this is encoded by the coding sequence ATGACAGAAACCAAACAGACAAGCACCACCAAAACAGACCGCCGCCCGGACTGTGTAACGGAAATCCGCATGGGCAACTCCGTCCTTACCGTTTCCGGATTCTTCAAGCAGGGCGCAACCGACACCGCAGCCGACAAGATGATGAAAGTGCTGGAAGCGGAAGCCGCCGCAGGACACAAAGCCCAGCTTTCGCCTTAA
- the tet(40) gene encoding tetracycline efflux MFS transporter Tet(40), with product MFAKNSKAYSVYLLFRFVCSLAVSMSTVLSIVYHLEVVQLDAFQLVLVGTVQETSCFLFEMPTGVVADLYSRRRSVLIGMFLYGLGFLMEGALPWFAPVLLAQVVWGCGDTFITGALEAWIASEEEDKPIDKVFLRGSQMGQIGGVLGVVLGTLLGNINLQMPLILGGSLCLLLGLVMVRIMPETNFSPAIEERQGLLKDFVCLFKLNLGFVKGAPVLLALLAITLCGGLASEGFDRLSTAHFLDDTVIPVIGPLNSVTWFGVISLIGSGLGILASQLLIARMEKKGTVSRTSVVMSTSAGYILFLVLFAVGRSFWFMLLVFLLAGLMRTIKEPVLAAWMNDHVDEKMRATVFSTSGQLDSFGQIIGGPIVGLVAQQVSIPWGLVCTAFLLLPALFLVPVAGKKRD from the coding sequence ATGTTTGCTAAAAATTCAAAGGCATATTCTGTCTACCTGCTGTTCCGATTTGTCTGTTCCCTGGCGGTTTCTATGTCCACAGTGCTTTCCATCGTGTACCACCTGGAGGTGGTGCAGCTGGATGCTTTCCAGCTTGTCCTGGTAGGGACGGTTCAGGAGACCTCCTGCTTTCTGTTCGAGATGCCCACCGGTGTGGTGGCGGATTTGTATAGCCGTCGGCGCTCGGTGCTGATTGGAATGTTCCTCTACGGCCTGGGCTTTCTGATGGAGGGTGCGCTACCGTGGTTCGCGCCGGTTCTGCTGGCCCAGGTTGTCTGGGGTTGCGGTGATACCTTCATCACCGGCGCTCTGGAGGCGTGGATTGCCTCGGAGGAAGAGGACAAACCCATAGACAAGGTGTTCCTGCGGGGCAGTCAAATGGGGCAAATCGGCGGCGTTCTGGGCGTGGTGCTGGGCACACTGCTGGGAAACATAAACCTGCAAATGCCTCTCATCTTGGGGGGCAGTTTGTGCTTGTTGTTGGGGCTGGTGATGGTTCGCATCATGCCAGAAACCAACTTCTCCCCTGCTATTGAGGAACGGCAGGGCTTGCTTAAAGACTTTGTCTGCCTGTTCAAGCTCAACCTGGGCTTTGTGAAAGGCGCACCTGTGTTGCTGGCGCTCTTAGCAATCACACTATGCGGGGGACTTGCCAGTGAAGGCTTTGACCGGCTCTCCACCGCTCATTTTCTGGATGACACGGTAATACCCGTTATCGGGCCGCTGAACAGCGTCACTTGGTTCGGTGTTATCAGTCTTATCGGCAGCGGCTTAGGTATTCTGGCTTCTCAGTTGCTCATCGCCCGCATGGAGAAAAAAGGGACTGTCAGCCGAACCAGTGTGGTCATGTCCACCAGCGCCGGGTATATCCTGTTCCTGGTTCTCTTCGCGGTGGGGCGGAGCTTTTGGTTCATGTTGTTGGTGTTCCTGCTGGCGGGGCTTATGCGCACCATCAAGGAGCCTGTGCTGGCCGCCTGGATGAACGACCATGTGGATGAGAAAATGCGCGCCACAGTCTTTTCCACCAGCGGACAGCTGGACTCTTTCGGGCAGATCATCGGCGGGCCTATTGTGGGGCTGGTAGCCCAGCAGGTGTCCATACCCTGGGGGCTGGTCTGTACCGCTTTCCTGCTGTTGCCCGCGCTGTTCTTAGTGCCGGTGGCGGGAAAGAAGCGGGATTGA
- a CDS encoding relaxase/mobilization nuclease domain-containing protein, giving the protein MATFKHISSKNADYGAAEAYLTFEHDEFTMKPTLDGNGRLIPREDYRISSLNCGGEDFAVACMRANLRYEKNQKREDVKSHHYIISFDPRDGTDNGLTVDQAQELGEKFCKEHFPGHQALVCTHPDGHNHSGNIHVHIVINSLRIYEVPLLPYMDRPADTRAGCKHRCTNAAMEYFKSEVMEMCHREGLYQIDLLNGSKERITEREYWAAKKGQLALDKENATREAAGQPTKPTKFETDKAKLRRTIRQALSQATSFDEFSSLLLREGVTVKESRGRLSYLTPDRTKPITARKLGDDFDKAAVLALLTQNAHRAAKQTKAIPEYPVAVKKPSQGEKPTKTTPADNTLQRMVDREAKRAEGKGVGYDRWAAKYNLKQMAATVTAYQQYGFSSPEELDEACSAAYAAMQESLTELKQVEKTLDGKKELQRQVLAYSKTRPVRDGLKQQKNAKAKAAYRQKHESDFIIADAAARYFKENGISKLPGYKALQAEIESLIQEKNSGYNDYRAKREEYRRLQTVKGNIDQILRRERKPVKKQEQER; this is encoded by the coding sequence TTGGCAACATTCAAACATATCAGCTCTAAAAATGCCGACTATGGCGCAGCGGAAGCCTACCTCACATTTGAGCATGACGAGTTTACCATGAAGCCCACCCTTGATGGAAACGGGCGGCTGATACCGAGGGAGGATTACCGCATTTCTTCCCTCAACTGCGGGGGCGAGGATTTCGCTGTTGCCTGTATGCGGGCGAATCTCCGCTATGAGAAAAATCAAAAACGGGAAGATGTGAAAAGCCACCACTATATCATCAGCTTTGACCCACGGGACGGGACAGACAACGGCTTGACCGTAGACCAGGCGCAGGAGCTGGGCGAGAAGTTCTGTAAAGAGCATTTCCCCGGACACCAAGCCCTTGTATGCACCCACCCGGACGGGCATAACCACAGCGGCAATATCCATGTGCATATCGTCATCAACTCCCTGCGAATTTATGAAGTCCCGCTTCTGCCCTACATGGACAGACCAGCCGACACAAGGGCGGGCTGCAAGCACCGCTGCACCAATGCCGCTATGGAATATTTCAAGAGTGAAGTCATGGAGATGTGCCACCGGGAGGGGCTTTACCAAATCGACCTCTTGAACGGTAGCAAGGAACGGATAACAGAACGAGAGTACTGGGCGGCAAAGAAAGGGCAGCTTGCCCTTGATAAAGAGAACGCCACCAGAGAAGCCGCCGGACAGCCGACCAAGCCCACCAAGTTTGAAACGGACAAGGCGAAGCTGCGCCGGACGATACGGCAGGCACTTTCCCAAGCTACCAGCTTTGACGAGTTTTCTTCCCTTTTGCTGCGGGAGGGCGTGACCGTCAAGGAGAGCCGAGGGCGGCTTTCCTACCTCACGCCGGACAGGACAAAGCCTATCACAGCCCGGAAGCTTGGGGACGATTTTGACAAGGCTGCTGTCCTTGCCCTGCTTACACAGAACGCCCACAGAGCCGCCAAACAGACCAAAGCCATACCCGAATACCCTGTCGCAGTTAAAAAGCCGTCACAAGGGGAAAAACCCACAAAAACCACCCCGGCAGACAACACCTTGCAGCGCATGGTTGACCGGGAAGCCAAGCGAGCCGAGGGCAAGGGCGTGGGCTATGACCGCTGGGCGGCAAAGTACAATCTAAAGCAAATGGCGGCTACCGTTACCGCCTACCAGCAGTACGGCTTTTCTTCCCCGGAGGAACTGGACGAAGCCTGCTCTGCTGCCTATGCCGCCATGCAGGAAAGCCTTACAGAGCTGAAGCAGGTGGAAAAGACGCTGGACGGGAAAAAGGAGCTGCAACGGCAGGTGCTTGCCTATTCCAAGACCCGCCCTGTCCGGGACGGGCTGAAACAGCAGAAAAACGCCAAAGCAAAAGCAGCCTACCGACAGAAGCACGAAAGCGACTTTATCATAGCAGACGCAGCCGCCCGCTATTTCAAAGAAAACGGCATTTCCAAGCTGCCGGGCTATAAAGCCCTGCAAGCCGAGATTGAAAGCCTTATCCAAGAGAAAAACAGCGGCTACAACGATTACCGGGCAAAACGGGAGGAATACCGCCGCTTACAGACTGTCAAGGGCAATATCGACCAGATTTTACGCAGGGAACGCAAGCCTGTGAAAAAGCAGGAACAGGAGCGATAA
- the tet(O) gene encoding tetracycline resistance ribosomal protection protein Tet(O), producing the protein MKIINLGILAHVDAGKTTLTESLLYTSGAIAEPGSVDKGTTRTDTMNLERQRGITIQTAVTSFQWEDVKVNIIDTPGHMDFLAEVYRSLSVLDGAVLLVSAKDGIQAQTRILFHALQTMKIPTIFFINKIDQEGIDLPMVYQEMKAKLSSEIIVKQKVGQHPHINVTDNDDMEQWDAVIMGNDELLEKYMSGKPFKMSELEQEENRRFQNGTLFPVYHGSAKNNLGIRQLIEVIASKFYSSTPEGQSELCGQVFKIEYSEKRRRFVYVRIYSGTLHLRDVIKISEKEKIKITEMCVPTNGELCSSDTACSGDIVILPNDVLQLNSILGNEMLLPQRTFIENPLPMLQTTIAAKKSEQREILLGALTEISDGDPLLKYYVDTTTHEIILSFLGKVQMEVICAILEEKYHVEAEIKEPTVIYMERPLRKAEYTIHIEVPPNPFWASVGLSIEPLPIGSGVQYESRVSLGYLNQSFQNAVMEGVLYGCEQGLYGWKVTDCKICFEYGLYYSPVSTPADFRLLSPIVLEQALKKAGTELLEPYLHFEIYAPQEYLSRAYHDAPRYCADIVSTQIKNDEVILKGEIPARCIQEYRNDLTYFTNGQGVCLTELKGYQPAIGKFICQPRRPNSRIDKVRHMFHKLA; encoded by the coding sequence ATGAAAATAATTAACTTAGGCATTCTGGCTCACGTTGACGCAGGAAAGACAACATTAACGGAGAGTTTATTGTATACCAGTGGTGCAATTGCAGAACCAGGGAGCGTAGATAAAGGCACAACAAGGACAGATACAATGAATTTGGAGCGTCAAAGGGGAATCACTATCCAGACAGCAGTGACATCTTTTCAGTGGGAGGATGTAAAAGTCAACATTATAGATACGCCAGGCCATATGGATTTTTTGGCGGAAGTATACCGTTCTTTATCCGTATTAGACGGAGCAGTATTATTAGTTTCTGCAAAGGATGGCATACAGGCACAGACCCGTATACTGTTTCATGCACTACAGACAATGAAGATTCCGACAATTTTTTTCATCAATAAAATTGACCAAGAGGGGATTGATTTGCCAATGGTATATCAAGAAATGAAAGCAAAGCTTTCTTCGGAAATTATAGTGAAGCAAAAGGTTGGGCAGCATCCTCATATAAATGTAACGGACAATGACGATATGGAACAGTGGGATGCGGTAATTATGGGAAACGATGAACTATTAGAGAAATATATGTCAGGGAAACCGTTTAAAATGTCAGAACTGGAACAGGAAGAAAACAGGAGATTCCAAAACGGAACGTTATTTCCCGTTTATCACGGAAGCGCTAAAAACAATCTGGGGATTCGGCAGCTTATAGAAGTGATTGCCAGTAAGTTTTATTCATCAACGCCTGAAGGTCAATCTGAACTATGCGGGCAGGTTTTTAAGATTGAATATTCAGAGAAAAGGCGGCGTTTTGTTTATGTGCGTATATATAGCGGAACATTGCATTTGAGGGATGTTATTAAAATATCTGAAAAAGAGAAAATAAAAATCACAGAGATGTGTGTTCCGACAAACGGTGAATTATGTTCATCCGATACAGCCTGCTCTGGTGATATTGTAATTTTACCAAATGATGTTTTGCAGCTAAACAGTATTTTGGGGAACGAAATGCTGTTGCCGCAGAGAACATTTATTGAAAATCCTCTCCCTATGCTCCAAACAACGATTGCAGCAAAGAAATCTGAACAGCGGGAAATATTGCTTGGGGCACTTACAGAAATTTCAGATGGCGACCCTCTTTTAAAATATTATGTGGATACTACAACGCATGAGATTATACTTTCTTTTTTGGGGAAAGTGCAGATGGAAGTCATTTGTGCCATCCTTGAGGAAAAATATCATGTGGAGGCAGAAATAAAAGAGCCTACTGTTATATATATGGAAAGACCGCTTAGAAAAGCAGAATATACCATCCACATAGAAGTCCCGCCAAATCCTTTCTGGGCTTCTGTCGGGTTGTCCATAGAGCCGCTCCCTATTGGAAGCGGAGTGCAGTATGAAAGCAGAGTTTCACTTGGATATTTAAATCAATCGTTCCAAAATGCGGTTATGGAGGGGGTTCTTTATGGCTGCGAGCAGGGGCTGTATGGATGGAAAGTGACAGACTGTAAAATCTGTTTTGAATATGGATTGTATTATAGTCCTGTAAGTACCCCCGCAGACTTTCGGCTGCTTTCCCCTATCGTATTGGAGCAGGCTTTAAAAAAAGCAGGGACAGAACTATTAGAGCCATATCTCCACTTTGAAATTTATGCACCGCAGGAATATCTCTCACGGGCGTATCATGATGCTCCAAGGTATTGTGCAGATATTGTAAGTACTCAGATAAAGAATGACGAGGTCATTCTGAAAGGAGAAATCCCTGCTAGATGTATTCAAGAATACAGGAACGATTTAACTTATTTCACAAATGGGCAGGGAGTCTGCTTGACAGAGTTAAAAGGATACCAGCCAGCTATTGGTAAATTTATTTGCCAACCCCGCCGCCCGAATAGCCGTATAGATAAGGTTCGGCATATGTTCCACAAGTTAGCTTAA
- a CDS encoding ATP-binding protein — protein MRNEIEAMITDITATTAEAEDYTGEDGLLYCGKCHTPKEAYFSKETAQWLGHDRHPAECDCQRAAREKREAAESRQKHLEKVEDLKRRGFTDPAMRNWTFEHDNGRNPQTETARFYVESWETMQAENIGYLFWGGVGKGKSYLAACIANALMEKEVAVCMTNFATILNDLAASFEGRNEYISRLCSYPLLILDDFGMERGTEYGLEQVYSVIDSRYRSSKPLIATTNLTLEELQHPQDTPHARIYDRLTSMCAPVRFTGSNFRKETAQEKLERLKQLTKQRKESL, from the coding sequence ATGAGAAACGAGATTGAAGCTATGATTACGGACATTACAGCCACTACCGCCGAAGCGGAGGACTACACAGGCGAGGACGGGCTTTTATACTGCGGCAAGTGCCATACGCCCAAAGAAGCCTACTTTTCAAAAGAAACCGCCCAATGGTTAGGGCATGACCGACACCCGGCAGAGTGCGACTGCCAGCGGGCAGCCCGTGAAAAACGGGAAGCCGCTGAAAGCAGACAGAAGCACCTTGAAAAAGTGGAGGACTTGAAACGCCGGGGCTTTACCGACCCTGCTATGCGGAACTGGACATTTGAGCATGACAACGGCAGAAACCCGCAGACCGAAACCGCCCGCTTTTATGTGGAGAGCTGGGAAACCATGCAGGCTGAAAATATCGGCTACCTGTTTTGGGGCGGCGTGGGGAAAGGAAAAAGCTACCTTGCCGCCTGTATCGCCAACGCCCTTATGGAGAAAGAGGTTGCCGTCTGTATGACAAACTTTGCAACAATACTCAATGACCTTGCTGCCAGCTTTGAGGGCAGGAACGAATATATTTCCCGCCTTTGCAGCTATCCCCTGCTGATACTTGATGATTTCGGTATGGAGCGAGGGACAGAATACGGGCTGGAACAGGTTTACAGCGTGATTGACAGTCGTTACCGAAGCAGCAAGCCGCTGATCGCCACGACCAACCTCACGCTGGAGGAATTGCAGCACCCGCAGGACACGCCCCACGCCCGTATCTATGACAGGCTGACTTCCATGTGCGCCCCCGTCCGCTTCACGGGCAGCAATTTCCGAAAGGAAACCGCACAGGAAAAGCTGGAACGATTAAAGCAACTGACGAAGCAGCGAAAGGAGAGCCTATGA
- a CDS encoding RNA polymerase sigma factor has translation MPEQTQEEIFLYYFQHLTQKEIGEQSGWTRSTIGRHIRLALKRLKEEMEVLSHE, from the coding sequence TTGCCGGAACAGACGCAGGAAGAAATCTTTTTGTACTACTTTCAGCACTTGACGCAGAAAGAAATCGGAGAACAAAGCGGCTGGACACGCAGCACAATCGGGCGGCATATACGGCTTGCCTTGAAGCGGCTGAAAGAGGAAATGGAGGTGCTGTCCCATGAGTAA
- a CDS encoding helix-turn-helix domain-containing protein has product MSNRLLPYDTIIKAHEGDPIAIQAVLDRYAGYIRYFSKMNGYYNSDMEDYIRTKLIESLFKFRLDR; this is encoded by the coding sequence ATGAGTAACCGACTTCTCCCCTATGACACTATCATAAAGGCACATGAGGGCGACCCCATAGCGATACAAGCCGTCCTTGACCGATACGCTGGATATATCCGCTACTTCTCTAAGATGAACGGCTATTACAACTCTGATATGGAGGACTACATCAGAACAAAGCTGATTGAAAGCCTGTTCAAGTTCCGGCTTGACCGATAA
- a CDS encoding phage replisome organizer N-terminal domain-containing protein, with the protein MADNRKYYYLKLKENFFDSDSIVLLEDMKDGILYSNILLKLYLKSLKNGGKLQLDEHIPYTAQMIATLTRHQIGTVERALEIFRQLGLVEQLDSGAFYMTDIELMIGQSSTEAERKRAARLENKALLPSRTKGGHLSDIRPPEIEIELEKEIEIEKEREGETGHPAPAAYGRYNNVILTDTELSGLKTELPDKWEYYIDRLSCHIASTGKQYHSHAATIYKWAQEDAAKGKAAPKQGIPDYSCKEGESL; encoded by the coding sequence ATGGCAGATAACCGCAAGTATTACTACCTCAAGCTGAAAGAGAACTTTTTTGACAGCGACTCCATTGTGCTGCTGGAAGATATGAAAGACGGGATTTTATATTCCAATATCCTCTTGAAGCTGTACTTAAAATCGCTGAAAAACGGCGGGAAGTTGCAGCTTGACGAGCATATCCCCTACACAGCGCAGATGATAGCGACACTGACCCGCCACCAGATAGGGACGGTTGAAAGGGCTTTAGAGATTTTCCGGCAGTTGGGGCTTGTGGAGCAGCTTGACAGCGGGGCTTTTTATATGACCGATATTGAGCTGATGATAGGACAGTCCTCTACCGAAGCCGAGCGAAAACGGGCTGCAAGGCTGGAAAACAAGGCACTTTTACCGTCTCGGACAAAAGGCGGACATTTGTCCGACATTCGTCCACCAGAGATAGAGATAGAGTTAGAGAAAGAGATAGAGATAGAAAAAGAGAGAGAGGGAGAAACGGGACACCCCGCCCCCGCCGCTTATGGCAGATACAACAATGTGATACTGACCGATACAGAGCTTTCCGGGCTGAAAACAGAGCTGCCCGACAAGTGGGAGTATTATATTGACCGGCTTTCCTGCCATATCGCTTCCACCGGGAAGCAGTACCACAGCCATGCAGCCACCATTTACAAGTGGGCGCAGGAGGACGCTGCCAAAGGCAAGGCTGCCCCGAAACAGGGCATACCCGATTATTCATGCAAGGAGGGTGAGAGCTTATGA
- a CDS encoding plasmid mobilization protein, giving the protein MKRYNTPHRSRVVKTRMTEEEYAEFAERLSAYNMSQAEFIRQAITGAAIRPIITVSPVNDELLAAVGKLTAEYGRIGGNLNQIARTLNEWHSPYPQLAGEVRAAVSDLAALKFEILQKVGDAVGNIQTYQL; this is encoded by the coding sequence ATGAAACGATACAACACACCGCACCGCAGCCGGGTAGTCAAAACACGCATGACCGAGGAAGAATACGCCGAGTTTGCAGAAAGGCTTTCTGCCTACAACATGAGCCAAGCCGAGTTTATCCGGCAAGCCATAACCGGGGCAGCCATACGCCCCATCATAACCGTTTCTCCCGTCAATGATGAGCTGCTTGCCGCTGTTGGGAAGCTGACCGCCGAATACGGCAGGATCGGCGGCAACTTAAACCAGATAGCCCGGACGCTGAACGAGTGGCACAGCCCCTACCCGCAGCTTGCCGGGGAGGTACGGGCGGCGGTTTCCGACCTTGCTGCCCTAAAGTTTGAAATCTTGCAGAAAGTGGGTGACGCTGTTGGCAACATTCAAACATATCAGCTCTAA
- a CDS encoding recombinase family protein: MLRQTTQKITALYPRLSHEDELQGESNSISNQKRILETYAKQNGFSNLRWYTDDGYSGANFQRPGFQAMLADIEAGKVGTVIVKDMSRLGRNYLQVGMYTEMIFPQKGVRFIAINDGVDSAQGDNDFAPLRNIFNEWLVRDTSKKIKAVKRSKGMSGKPITSKPVYGYLMDEDENFIIDEEAAPVVKQIYNLCLAGNGPTKIARMLTEQQIPTPGTLEYRRTGSTRRYHPGYECKWATNTVVHILENREYTGCLVNFKTEKLSYKVKHSVENPEEKQAIFENHHEPIIDTQTWERVQELRKQRKRPNRYDEVGLFSGILFCADCGSVMYQQRYQTDKRKQDCYICGNYKKRTHDCTAHFIRTDLLTAGVLSNLRKVTSYAAKHEARFMKLLIEQNEDGGKRRNAAKKKELEATEKRIAELSAIFKRLYEDSVTGRISDERFTELSADYEAEQRELKERAAAIQAELSKAQEATVNAEKFMNVVRRHTSFEELTPTLLREFVEKIVVHECSYDENKTRRQDIEIYYSFVGKVDLPE; the protein is encoded by the coding sequence ATGTTAAGACAGACCACCCAGAAAATCACTGCCCTTTATCCAAGACTATCCCATGAGGACGAGCTGCAAGGCGAGAGCAATTCCATTTCCAACCAGAAGCGTATTCTTGAAACCTATGCAAAGCAGAACGGCTTTTCCAATCTGCGCTGGTACACGGACGACGGTTATTCTGGTGCGAACTTTCAAAGACCCGGTTTTCAAGCCATGCTTGCGGACATTGAAGCCGGAAAAGTCGGGACAGTTATCGTAAAGGATATGTCGAGGTTAGGGCGAAACTACCTGCAAGTGGGAATGTACACGGAAATGATTTTCCCACAGAAAGGTGTCCGCTTCATCGCTATCAATGACGGAGTGGACAGCGCACAGGGCGACAATGACTTTGCCCCGCTGCGGAATATCTTTAACGAATGGCTGGTGAGAGATACGAGCAAGAAAATCAAAGCAGTAAAACGCTCAAAAGGCATGAGTGGCAAGCCCATCACAAGCAAGCCTGTGTATGGCTACCTCATGGACGAGGACGAAAATTTCATTATTGACGAGGAAGCTGCACCCGTAGTCAAGCAGATATACAACCTCTGCCTTGCCGGGAACGGTCCGACTAAGATAGCCCGTATGCTCACAGAGCAGCAAATCCCCACGCCGGGGACGCTGGAATACCGCAGGACGGGCAGCACCCGCCGCTACCACCCCGGCTATGAGTGCAAGTGGGCGACCAATACCGTTGTGCATATCCTTGAAAACCGGGAATACACGGGCTGCCTGGTAAACTTCAAGACGGAAAAACTCTCTTACAAAGTCAAGCACAGCGTAGAAAACCCGGAGGAAAAGCAAGCGATATTCGAGAACCACCACGAGCCTATCATAGACACCCAAACATGGGAACGGGTGCAGGAGCTTCGCAAGCAGCGCAAACGCCCCAACCGCTATGATGAAGTGGGCTTGTTCTCCGGCATACTGTTCTGTGCAGACTGCGGCAGTGTGATGTATCAGCAGCGATACCAGACGGACAAGCGCAAGCAGGACTGTTATATCTGCGGCAACTACAAGAAACGCACCCATGACTGTACGGCGCACTTTATCCGCACCGACCTCTTGACCGCTGGTGTACTCTCCAATCTGCGGAAAGTGACCAGCTATGCGGCAAAGCATGAAGCCCGGTTTATGAAGCTCCTGATTGAGCAGAACGAGGACGGGGGCAAGCGCAGGAACGCCGCCAAGAAAAAGGAGCTGGAAGCCACCGAGAAACGCATAGCCGAGTTATCCGCTATCTTCAAGCGGCTGTATGAGGACAGTGTGACCGGGCGCATATCAGACGAGCGTTTCACAGAGCTGTCGGCAGACTATGAAGCAGAACAACGGGAGCTGAAAGAAAGAGCCGCCGCTATCCAAGCGGAGCTTTCCAAAGCACAGGAAGCCACCGTGAACGCAGAAAAGTTTATGAATGTTGTCCGGCGGCATACCAGCTTTGAAGAACTTACCCCTACTCTGCTGCGGGAGTTTGTA